One window of the Staphylococcus equorum genome contains the following:
- a CDS encoding thioesterase family protein — translation MKKPFTVVQTVAKEMIDHNGHVHDANYNMVFSDAINQFNYQHGLSLQERKALNFTIFTVEEQTAYLSELIENDQFYISVYIYNYDVKRVHFFSIMKKQDGTTVATNEAMMLGISRATKKSAPFPQHFLDQIVSYYDNQERIDWPKQLGHRINISQ, via the coding sequence ATGAAAAAGCCTTTTACAGTAGTACAAACTGTTGCCAAAGAAATGATAGATCATAACGGTCACGTACATGATGCCAACTACAATATGGTTTTTAGTGATGCAATAAACCAATTTAATTATCAGCATGGTTTATCACTTCAAGAACGAAAAGCATTAAATTTTACAATCTTCACTGTTGAAGAACAGACTGCTTATTTATCGGAATTAATTGAAAATGACCAATTCTACATCAGTGTATATATATATAATTACGACGTTAAAAGAGTACATTTCTTCTCAATAATGAAGAAACAAGATGGGACGACTGTAGCTACAAATGAAGCTATGATGTTAGGGATTAGCAGAGCAACTAAAAAATCCGCCCCATTCCCTCAACATTTTTTAGATCAAATTGTAAGTTATTATGATAATCAAGAACGCATCGATTGGCCTAAACAATTAGGTCATCGTATCAACATTTCACAGTAA